Proteins encoded within one genomic window of Nitrospina gracilis 3/211:
- a CDS encoding dihydrolipoyl dehydrogenase family protein, protein MDYDIIVIGGGSAGYAAASAAEHAGAKVAIFDPGPLGGLCILRGCMPTKTILRSSDVMGLMQRAGEFGLATDNPRADLAAIIDRKTKLIDDFTRYRVEQLKSPRFTLIEQPVRFVSSTAVEAGGKRYSAHAFIIATGSVIADIPVPGLAEAGFMTSDDVLELREQPDSMMVLGAGFVGVELAQFFQRIGTQVTVVQRSGHILSAQDEDMARPVEARFREEGMAVYTGTRDLKISVQDGKRCAHFLHEGKETTVSASTILNALGRTPNVAGLNLEAAGVKMGDWGIAVDATMRTSKRNIFAVGDVNGLHEVVHIAIQQGEIAAHNALNPDGAQQRFEERMKTSVVFTDPAVASVGYSEKECLHNNWPYLAASYPFDDHGKSLCLGETHGLVKLLCHPETGTLIGGHITGPEAGELIHHLTAVMYYHGTVHDMLKMPYYHPTLSEILTYPAEELAEKIG, encoded by the coding sequence ATGGATTATGACATCATCGTGATCGGCGGCGGTTCCGCGGGATATGCCGCGGCCAGCGCCGCCGAACACGCCGGTGCCAAAGTCGCCATATTCGATCCGGGGCCGCTGGGCGGACTCTGCATCCTGCGCGGGTGCATGCCGACCAAAACCATCCTGCGCTCGTCGGACGTGATGGGGCTGATGCAGAGGGCCGGGGAGTTCGGCCTCGCCACCGACAACCCGCGCGCCGACCTCGCCGCCATCATCGACCGTAAAACGAAACTCATCGACGACTTCACCCGTTACCGCGTCGAGCAGTTGAAAAGTCCACGGTTCACATTGATCGAACAACCCGTGCGTTTTGTCTCCTCCACAGCCGTCGAAGCCGGCGGCAAACGCTACAGCGCACACGCCTTCATCATCGCCACCGGCTCCGTGATCGCCGACATCCCCGTGCCGGGTCTCGCCGAGGCCGGGTTCATGACCAGCGACGACGTCTTGGAATTGCGCGAGCAACCGGACTCCATGATGGTATTGGGAGCGGGTTTCGTCGGCGTGGAGTTGGCGCAGTTTTTCCAGCGTATCGGCACGCAGGTGACCGTGGTGCAGAGAAGCGGTCATATCCTGTCGGCGCAGGACGAAGACATGGCCCGCCCGGTGGAAGCGCGTTTCCGCGAGGAAGGCATGGCCGTGTACACCGGCACGCGCGACCTGAAAATCAGCGTCCAGGATGGAAAACGCTGTGCCCACTTTCTGCACGAGGGAAAAGAAACCACCGTGTCCGCGTCCACCATCTTGAATGCACTCGGAAGAACGCCGAATGTTGCGGGACTGAATCTGGAAGCGGCGGGGGTGAAAATGGGCGACTGGGGCATCGCGGTGGACGCCACCATGCGCACCAGCAAACGCAACATCTTCGCCGTGGGCGACGTCAACGGCCTGCACGAGGTGGTGCACATCGCCATCCAGCAGGGCGAGATCGCCGCGCACAACGCGCTGAATCCCGACGGGGCGCAACAGCGGTTTGAGGAACGGATGAAAACCAGCGTGGTGTTCACCGACCCGGCGGTGGCCAGCGTCGGTTACTCCGAGAAAGAATGCCTGCACAACAACTGGCCGTACCTCGCCGCGTCGTACCCCTTCGACGACCACGGCAAGTCGCTGTGCCTCGGCGAGACGCACGGCCTGGTGAAACTGCTGTGCCATCCGGAAACCGGCACCCTCATCGGCGGGCACATCACCGGTCCGGAAGCAGGCGAGTTGATCCACCACCTCACCGCCGTCATGTACTACCACGGCACCGTGCACGATATGCTCAAGATGCCCTACTACCACCCCACCCTGTCCGAAATCCTCACCTACCCCGCCGAAGAGTTGGCTGAAAAAATCGGGTGA
- a CDS encoding tetratricopeptide repeat protein, with amino-acid sequence MTTESETPRSAEQWFQIGLERGRAGDNDGAIEAYDKCTDQDPAHFKAWFNKGIRYGKIPKNVKAMECFQKAVELKPEDVMAHYSLGLILNLLGMIDESVKHYEEALKINPNFARAHSNLATVHYSVKRGREAIHHLRIAKDLFKEQGDTVMTETAEDLLRECYHEFKMSPEDFE; translated from the coding sequence ATGACGACGGAAAGTGAAACTCCGCGGTCTGCGGAGCAATGGTTTCAAATCGGCCTCGAACGCGGCCGCGCCGGGGACAACGACGGCGCGATCGAAGCCTATGACAAATGCACGGATCAGGACCCGGCTCATTTCAAAGCCTGGTTCAACAAGGGCATCCGCTACGGCAAGATTCCGAAAAACGTGAAGGCGATGGAATGTTTTCAGAAAGCCGTGGAGCTGAAGCCTGAAGACGTGATGGCGCATTACAGCCTGGGCCTCATCCTCAACCTGCTCGGCATGATCGACGAGTCGGTCAAGCATTACGAAGAGGCACTCAAGATCAATCCCAACTTCGCGCGCGCCCACAGCAACCTGGCGACCGTGCATTACTCGGTCAAACGCGGACGCGAGGCCATCCACCACCTGCGCATCGCCAAGGACCTGTTCAAGGAACAGGGCGACACGGTGATGACGGAAACGGCGGAAGACCTTTTGCGTGAGTGCTACCACGAGTTCAAAATGTCGCCGGAAGACTTCGAGTGA
- the gcvT gene encoding glycine cleavage system aminomethyltransferase GcvT, translating into MSVNTPLKTTPLHAIHVRLGAKMVPFAGWDMPIQYKGVMDEHRTVRDGVGIFDVSHMGEVEVKGPQAKAFLQHLVTNDVEKMTDGGILYSLMCYENGGVVDDLLIHRFDDDHYFLCVNAANTDKDFDWIEQQTKGFDVTVENTSDQTAQLAVQGKHAEALLKPMLDIPVADIAYYTFQRGRIEGADCIISRTGYTGEDGFEIYLSVDDAAAVYEKIMEAGKQYDLQPIGLGARDTLRIEMGYPLYGQEIDAEHNPLEARLGFVIKLKKETDFVGKQALKKQKEAGLSRKLVAIKMKERGVPRSHYKILQDGRAVGEVTSGTFSPSLNTGVALCYVPTEMAQVGNEVSVEIRNQAVAAEIISLPMVPSNVKKN; encoded by the coding sequence ATGTCAGTCAACACACCTTTAAAAACCACCCCTCTTCACGCAATCCATGTCCGCCTGGGCGCCAAAATGGTGCCGTTTGCCGGATGGGATATGCCCATTCAGTACAAGGGGGTCATGGACGAACACCGCACCGTGCGCGACGGCGTCGGCATTTTCGACGTCAGCCACATGGGCGAGGTGGAGGTGAAGGGCCCGCAGGCGAAGGCCTTCCTGCAACACCTGGTCACCAACGATGTGGAGAAGATGACCGACGGCGGCATCCTCTACAGCCTGATGTGTTATGAGAACGGCGGCGTGGTGGACGACCTTTTGATCCACCGCTTCGACGACGATCATTATTTTCTGTGTGTCAACGCCGCCAACACGGACAAGGATTTCGACTGGATCGAACAGCAGACGAAGGGATTCGACGTCACGGTAGAGAACACGAGCGACCAGACAGCCCAGTTGGCGGTGCAGGGCAAGCACGCTGAAGCGTTGCTGAAACCGATGCTCGACATCCCGGTGGCCGACATCGCCTATTACACGTTTCAGCGCGGCAGGATTGAAGGCGCCGACTGCATCATTTCCCGCACCGGCTACACCGGAGAAGATGGATTCGAGATTTACCTGTCGGTGGACGACGCGGCGGCGGTGTACGAAAAAATTATGGAGGCGGGAAAACAGTACGATTTGCAACCCATCGGCCTGGGCGCGCGCGATACCCTGCGTATCGAAATGGGGTACCCGCTTTACGGGCAGGAGATTGATGCCGAGCACAACCCGCTTGAAGCGCGGCTCGGGTTTGTCATCAAACTGAAAAAGGAAACCGACTTCGTTGGCAAGCAAGCGCTTAAAAAACAAAAGGAAGCGGGGTTGTCACGGAAACTGGTCGCAATCAAGATGAAGGAACGCGGCGTACCCCGCTCGCACTACAAAATTCTGCAGGACGGCCGGGCGGTGGGAGAGGTCACCAGCGGCACGTTTTCCCCGTCCTTGAATACCGGGGTGGCTCTGTGTTATGTACCCACAGAGATGGCCCAGGTGGGCAACGAGGTTTCAGTGGAAATCCGCAACCAGGCGGTGGCGGCGGAAATCATATCCCTCCCCATGGTGCCCAGCAACGTCAAGAAAAACTGA
- a CDS encoding Rieske (2Fe-2S) protein — MSDVKISGLDDAPPENEGRIIQFNHPFTEYPYTLALYQSGGRFFVITDACKMCGSSLGRGTLKGMYAACAREGHPWHIKTGLCKFDRTQSQPTYRVQLRDDGLYIEI, encoded by the coding sequence ATGTCCGACGTCAAAATCTCCGGGCTGGACGACGCTCCCCCCGAAAACGAAGGCCGCATCATCCAGTTCAACCATCCATTCACGGAATACCCCTACACCCTTGCGCTTTACCAGAGTGGGGGTCGCTTTTTCGTCATCACCGATGCCTGTAAAATGTGCGGATCGAGCCTGGGACGCGGCACCCTGAAAGGCATGTACGCCGCCTGCGCGAGGGAAGGTCACCCCTGGCACATCAAGACCGGGTTGTGCAAGTTCGACCGCACGCAGTCCCAACCCACCTACCGCGTGCAGTTACGGGACGATGGACTCTACATCGAAATCTGA
- the gcvPA gene encoding aminomethyl-transferring glycine dehydrogenase subunit GcvPA, protein MRYIPHTETDIQEMLAAIGIGEVAELFQSIPESLRLVEPLNLPAALSEADMVQAMRRLEARNLNPDEYSVFLGAGAYRHFTPSIVNHMILRGEFATCYTPYQPEVSQGTLQAIFEFQSMICMLTGMEIANASMYDGSTALAEAVLMAYRINGGTEVLMAKSVHPEYRHVARTYTQGLGITYKEIPFGDDGRFDLEFIKKNLTDNTSCVVIQSPNFFGVVEQYAELSEFLKEKNTRLVVAVAEATSLGILKPPGERGADICVGEGQALGLPVSYGGPYVGFFATKEGFFRQLPGRIVGETMDREGHRAYALTLATREQHIRREKATSNICTNQGLCALATTVYMAAMGKDGMHEVAKRNLLHADYMKNKLSKLKGFKIRFSGETYNEFVLECPKPAEQVRDQLLQEKIVAGLPLGQHYENLANCLLICATELTPQDHIDRLADQLVRV, encoded by the coding sequence ATGCGTTATATCCCGCACACCGAAACCGACATCCAGGAAATGCTCGCCGCCATCGGCATTGGTGAGGTGGCCGAGCTGTTCCAATCCATCCCCGAAAGCCTGCGGCTGGTGGAGCCGCTGAATCTGCCCGCCGCACTCTCCGAGGCGGATATGGTGCAGGCCATGCGGCGGCTGGAAGCGCGCAACCTGAACCCGGACGAGTACTCGGTGTTCCTCGGCGCGGGGGCGTACCGGCATTTCACGCCGTCGATCGTGAACCACATGATCCTGCGCGGCGAGTTTGCCACCTGTTACACGCCGTACCAGCCGGAAGTCAGCCAGGGCACCCTGCAGGCCATCTTCGAATTCCAGAGCATGATTTGCATGCTGACGGGAATGGAGATCGCCAACGCGTCGATGTACGACGGCTCGACCGCCTTGGCAGAGGCGGTGCTGATGGCGTACCGCATCAACGGCGGGACGGAAGTGTTGATGGCGAAGAGCGTGCATCCGGAGTACCGGCACGTGGCCCGCACCTACACGCAGGGACTCGGCATCACTTACAAGGAAATCCCGTTCGGCGACGACGGGCGCTTCGATCTCGAATTCATCAAGAAGAACCTCACCGACAACACCAGTTGCGTTGTGATACAGAGCCCGAACTTTTTTGGCGTGGTTGAACAGTATGCGGAGTTGAGCGAATTCCTGAAAGAGAAGAACACCCGCCTGGTGGTGGCAGTGGCGGAGGCGACGTCTTTGGGAATATTGAAACCGCCCGGCGAGCGCGGCGCGGACATCTGCGTCGGCGAAGGCCAGGCGCTGGGTTTGCCGGTGTCGTACGGCGGGCCGTACGTCGGCTTCTTTGCGACGAAGGAAGGATTTTTCCGCCAACTGCCGGGCCGCATTGTCGGCGAAACGATGGACCGCGAAGGCCATCGTGCGTATGCGTTGACCCTGGCCACGCGCGAACAGCACATCCGCCGCGAAAAGGCGACGTCCAACATCTGCACCAACCAGGGCCTGTGCGCGCTGGCGACGACGGTGTACATGGCGGCGATGGGCAAGGACGGCATGCACGAGGTGGCGAAACGCAACCTGCTCCACGCCGATTACATGAAGAACAAACTGTCGAAGCTGAAGGGTTTCAAGATTCGTTTTTCAGGTGAAACGTACAACGAATTCGTACTGGAATGCCCGAAGCCCGCAGAGCAAGTGCGCGATCAACTGTTGCAGGAGAAGATCGTCGCCGGCCTGCCGCTCGGTCAGCATTATGAAAACCTCGCCAACTGCCTTCTGATCTGCGCCACCGAACTCACCCCGCAGGACCACATCGACCGTCTGGCCGACCAACTGGTCCGCGTTTAA
- the gcvH gene encoding glycine cleavage system protein GcvH has protein sequence MEVPKDLMYTREHEWLRIDGNKGVIGITAFAQDQLGDVVFVELPKEGSDLQQESTFGVVESVKTVSDLYAPASGKVSKVNKELEAHPELINQEPYGKGWIVEVELKDAKVKNGLLSAEDYENFLKEQNQ, from the coding sequence ATGGAAGTCCCGAAGGACCTGATGTACACGCGCGAGCACGAATGGCTCCGCATCGACGGCAATAAAGGAGTGATCGGCATCACGGCGTTCGCGCAGGACCAACTGGGCGATGTGGTGTTCGTCGAACTGCCGAAGGAAGGCTCCGATCTGCAACAGGAGAGCACGTTCGGCGTGGTGGAGTCGGTCAAAACCGTGTCCGATCTCTACGCTCCCGCCAGCGGCAAGGTGTCCAAGGTCAACAAGGAACTCGAAGCGCATCCGGAGCTCATCAACCAGGAGCCTTACGGCAAGGGCTGGATTGTTGAGGTCGAGCTGAAAGACGCCAAAGTGAAGAACGGCCTGCTCTCCGCTGAAGACTACGAAAATTTTCTGAAAGAACAAAACCAGTAA